One genomic region from Lycorma delicatula isolate Av1 chromosome 9, ASM4794821v1, whole genome shotgun sequence encodes:
- the LOC142330412 gene encoding exocyst complex component 6-like has translation MLRHSEELPIVNRFYDFFSLYVCFCLEFAASQPVSDLEEELLQHFSALRQLLDLFMAWDWPTYFHDHGQENSKYRRVDPNTAIILLEKIREADKKTVFSVLKKSERDKKKLVETVLKQLRQLAMTVQQQQQQQQHLQQP, from the exons gttttatgattttttttctttatatgtatgtttttgtttagaatttgcTGCTAGTCAACCAGTTTCTGATTTAGAAGAAGAACTTCTTCAACATTTTTCTGCATTAAGGCAACTATTAGATCTTTTTATGGCTTGGGATTGGCCTACATATTTTCATGATCACGgacaagaaaattcaaaatatcgtAGAGTTGACCCTAACACAGCTATTATACTTCTAGAAAA AATTAGAGAAGCTGATAAGAAAACTGTATTTTCAGTATTAAAGAAAAGTGAACgagataaaaagaaattagttgaAACAGTTTTGAAACAGCTTAGGCAGTTAGCGATGACTGTACAGCAGCAACAGCAACAACAACAGCATTTACAACAgccttaa